From the Aquitalea magnusonii genome, one window contains:
- a CDS encoding protein-glutamate methylesterase/protein-glutamine glutaminase, whose protein sequence is MSIKVMIVDDSAVVRQVLSEIFNASSGIEVIDVATDPIVAMEKMKQQWPDVIVLDVEMPRMDGITFLRQIMASRPTPVVICSSLTQKGADISMQAMAAGAVEVIAKPHAGVKQFLQDSNNLLVQAVKAAAQARMSRMRSLPPTPLETRPKLSADAVLAAPTGQQMFQTTERIVIIGTSTGGTQALETILTKLPRTCPGLAIVQHMPEKFTASFAERLDRLSEIEVKEAASGDRLLPGRALIAPGGKHMMIKRSGAYYQVEVVDGPLVSRHKPSVDVLFRSAAKFAGRNALGIIMTGMGDDGAKGLKEMHDAGARTIAQDEDSCVVFGMPKEAIKLGAADEVMPLDSIAKAICR, encoded by the coding sequence ATGAGCATCAAAGTGATGATCGTGGACGACTCCGCCGTGGTACGGCAGGTTCTGAGCGAAATCTTCAATGCCAGCAGCGGCATCGAGGTCATCGATGTAGCCACCGACCCCATTGTTGCCATGGAAAAAATGAAGCAGCAGTGGCCGGATGTCATCGTGCTGGATGTGGAAATGCCACGCATGGACGGCATTACCTTTCTCAGGCAGATCATGGCCAGCCGGCCTACGCCGGTTGTCATCTGCTCCTCGCTCACCCAGAAAGGGGCCGACATCAGCATGCAGGCGATGGCTGCCGGCGCAGTGGAAGTCATCGCCAAGCCGCATGCGGGAGTAAAACAATTCCTGCAGGACAGCAACAACCTGCTGGTGCAGGCGGTGAAAGCCGCCGCCCAGGCGCGCATGAGCCGCATGCGCAGCCTGCCCCCCACCCCGCTGGAAACCCGCCCCAAGTTGTCGGCAGACGCCGTGCTGGCTGCACCAACCGGCCAGCAGATGTTCCAGACCACCGAACGCATCGTCATCATCGGCACTTCCACTGGCGGCACCCAGGCACTGGAAACCATCCTGACCAAGCTGCCGCGAACCTGTCCGGGGCTGGCCATCGTGCAGCACATGCCGGAAAAATTCACGGCATCGTTTGCCGAGCGGCTGGACCGGCTATCGGAAATCGAAGTGAAAGAAGCCGCCAGCGGAGACCGCCTGCTGCCAGGCCGGGCACTGATTGCCCCCGGCGGCAAGCACATGATGATCAAGCGCAGCGGTGCCTATTATCAGGTGGAAGTGGTGGATGGCCCGCTGGTCAGCCGTCACAAGCCATCCGTCGATGTGCTGTTCCGCTCGGCCGCCAAATTTGCCGGCCGCAATGCGCTGGGCATCATCATGACCGGCATGGGGGATGACGGTGCCAAGGGCCTGAAGGAAATGCACGATGCCGGTGCCAGAACCATCGCCCAGGACGAAGACAGCTGCGTGGTGTTCGGCATGCCCAAAGAAGCCATCAAACTGGGGGCCGCTGACGAAGTCATGCCTCTGGACAGTATTGCCAAGGCCATATGCCGCTGA
- the selA gene encoding L-seryl-tRNA(Sec) selenium transferase translates to MPLKNLYARLPSVDRLLNHPLLEKVLDRHGNAALAAAVRQTLDEARQHIRSNNSLPRWAEDEHQLASLASQRVSTRQQVRIRPVFNLSGTVLHTNLGRAPMAEAAVEAVSRAMREAVTLEYDLDGAGRGHRDSAISELLQELTGAEAACVVNNNAAAVLILLSTVAAGREVVVSRGELVEIGGAFRMPDVMRQAGCKLVEVGATNRTHLRDYRQAINAETGLLMKVHTSNYHIEGFTHSVSEAELAELAHQHGLPAATDLGSGALIDLSAYGLPAEPMPQQMIAQGVDLVSFSGDKLLGGPQAGLIIGKKSWIDKIQQHPLKRALRCDKMTLAALEATLRLYLQPDRLVRQLPTLRRLVRAQPDMQQQALRLLPLLSHFAGNNFDTAEQACLSQIGSGSLPVDRLPGWAITFSPRDGRGSTLEALANRLRSLPAPVIGRLYDGKLWLDLRCLEDESAFLANLRQADPAGNPG, encoded by the coding sequence ATGCCGCTGAAAAACCTGTATGCCCGTCTACCCTCGGTAGACCGGCTGCTCAATCATCCCCTGCTGGAAAAGGTGCTGGACCGCCACGGCAATGCCGCACTGGCCGCCGCCGTGCGCCAGACCCTGGACGAAGCCCGTCAGCACATCCGCAGCAACAACAGCCTGCCGCGCTGGGCCGAAGACGAACACCAGTTGGCCTCCCTGGCCAGCCAGCGGGTAAGTACCCGCCAGCAGGTCCGGATACGCCCGGTATTCAACCTCAGCGGCACCGTACTGCATACCAATCTGGGACGGGCGCCGATGGCGGAGGCTGCAGTCGAGGCAGTCAGCCGCGCCATGCGCGAAGCGGTAACGCTGGAATACGATCTGGATGGTGCTGGCCGTGGCCATCGGGATAGCGCCATCAGCGAATTGCTGCAGGAACTGACCGGTGCCGAAGCCGCCTGCGTGGTCAACAACAATGCCGCGGCGGTGCTGATTCTGCTGTCCACCGTGGCAGCCGGGCGTGAAGTGGTGGTATCGCGGGGAGAACTGGTGGAAATCGGTGGTGCCTTCCGCATGCCGGATGTCATGCGTCAGGCCGGTTGCAAGCTGGTAGAAGTGGGCGCCACCAACCGCACCCACCTGCGCGACTACCGCCAGGCCATCAATGCGGAAACCGGCTTGCTGATGAAAGTACACACCAGCAACTACCATATTGAAGGCTTCACCCACAGTGTCAGCGAAGCCGAACTGGCCGAACTGGCACACCAACATGGCCTGCCAGCAGCCACCGACCTGGGCTCAGGCGCACTGATCGACCTGTCTGCCTACGGCCTGCCGGCGGAACCCATGCCACAACAGATGATTGCCCAAGGCGTGGATCTGGTCAGCTTTTCCGGCGACAAGCTGCTGGGCGGCCCACAAGCCGGGCTGATCATCGGCAAGAAAAGCTGGATAGACAAAATCCAGCAACATCCGCTCAAGCGCGCACTACGCTGCGACAAGATGACACTGGCGGCACTGGAAGCCACGCTACGGCTTTACCTGCAGCCAGACCGGCTGGTGCGCCAGCTTCCCACCCTGCGCCGGCTGGTACGCGCGCAGCCAGACATGCAGCAACAAGCGCTACGCCTGCTGCCCTTGCTGAGCCACTTTGCCGGCAACAATTTCGACACCGCAGAACAGGCCTGCCTGTCGCAGATCGGCAGCGGCTCGCTGCCGGTAGATCGCCTGCCCGGCTGGGCTATCACCTTCAGTCCGCGTGATGGTCGCGGCAGCACGCTGGAAGCACTGGCCAACCGGCTACGCAGCCTGCCCGCACCGGTGATTGGCCGCCTGTACGATGGCAAGCTGTGGCTGGATTTGCGCTGTCTGGAAGATGAAAGCGCCTTTCTGGCCAATCTGCGCCAGGCAGACCCGGCGGGCAATCCCGGCTAG
- a CDS encoding methyl-accepting chemotaxis protein, protein MKKSAPMGITMRLSLGFGSILLLLLLCVSAALYSFERSSVMLGNMRVNDRDASRVSTLIEQLQELRVVYRNVIIYPDLHAINMAIQKYNEARQRYLDSERVLVRDMLAEQALTRHERDLLAQLATARPPAFSAMDKSEGQAANNEKDTAIQLMKTEVTPAMERLMDILRQLYDTEQNLNEEARQQTEQSIQQAHDIMSILAITALLLGSVLAALIVRSLRRIIGGEPHAVAEIMQQLAAGKLDGRLSLRKGDNSSMMYSVARTVSTLSGIMAEVKNSSANLASAAQQLTATSQALSQSASESAAGIEETTSAVEEMSAAINQTNDNARITEGIAEQAAREATEGGEAVRQTAAAMRQIAERIGIIDDIAYQTNLLALNAAIEAARAGEHGKGFAVVAAEVRKLAERSQVAAQEISQVAASSVGLAEQAGKLLEGMVRSSGRTADLVQEIAAASSEQASAVNQISSAVQQQNGSTQQNASVSEELASTAEQMSSQAENLLELMNYFRFKDSQGEAAAGPHEPPSAQAGLSAPLRRIGGSHADDADFIRY, encoded by the coding sequence ATGAAAAAATCTGCACCCATGGGAATAACCATGCGGCTAAGCCTGGGCTTTGGCAGCATTCTGCTGTTGCTGCTGCTATGTGTATCGGCCGCCTTGTACAGTTTTGAACGCAGCAGCGTCATGCTGGGCAATATGCGCGTGAATGACCGGGATGCCAGCCGCGTCTCCACCCTGATCGAACAGCTACAGGAGCTACGGGTGGTGTACCGCAACGTGATCATCTACCCGGACCTGCACGCCATCAATATGGCCATCCAGAAATACAATGAAGCACGCCAGCGCTATCTGGACAGCGAGCGGGTGCTGGTACGCGACATGCTGGCCGAGCAGGCGCTGACCCGCCATGAACGGGATTTGCTGGCGCAGTTGGCCACGGCACGGCCACCTGCCTTCAGTGCCATGGACAAGTCCGAAGGACAGGCCGCCAACAACGAAAAAGACACCGCCATCCAGTTGATGAAGACCGAAGTGACACCGGCGATGGAACGGCTGATGGATATCCTGCGTCAGTTGTACGACACCGAACAGAACCTGAACGAAGAAGCCAGGCAACAGACCGAACAGAGTATCCAGCAGGCCCATGACATCATGAGCATCCTGGCCATTACAGCGCTGCTGCTGGGCAGTGTGCTGGCAGCACTGATCGTCCGCTCGCTACGCCGCATCATCGGCGGCGAACCCCATGCCGTGGCTGAAATCATGCAGCAACTGGCTGCCGGGAAACTGGATGGCCGACTGTCGCTGCGCAAGGGTGACAATAGCAGCATGATGTACTCGGTGGCACGCACGGTCAGCACCCTGTCCGGCATCATGGCCGAAGTGAAAAACAGCTCCGCCAACCTGGCCTCCGCGGCACAACAACTGACTGCCACCTCGCAAGCGCTGTCGCAGTCGGCCAGCGAATCCGCTGCCGGCATCGAGGAAACCACCTCCGCAGTGGAGGAAATGTCTGCCGCCATCAATCAGACCAATGACAACGCCCGTATTACCGAGGGCATTGCCGAACAGGCGGCACGCGAAGCCACCGAGGGTGGCGAAGCCGTACGCCAGACCGCCGCCGCCATGCGGCAGATTGCCGAGCGCATCGGCATCATTGACGACATTGCCTACCAAACCAATCTGCTGGCGCTCAATGCCGCCATCGAAGCCGCCCGCGCCGGCGAACATGGCAAAGGCTTTGCCGTGGTGGCTGCCGAGGTACGCAAGCTGGCCGAACGCAGCCAGGTGGCGGCACAGGAAATCAGCCAGGTGGCCGCCAGCAGCGTGGGGCTGGCCGAACAGGCTGGCAAGCTGCTGGAGGGCATGGTGCGCTCCAGCGGGCGTACCGCTGACCTGGTGCAGGAAATCGCCGCGGCATCCAGCGAACAGGCCAGCGCCGTCAACCAGATCAGCAGTGCCGTACAGCAGCAAAATGGCAGCACCCAGCAAAATGCCTCAGTCAGTGAAGAACTGGCCTCCACTGCCGAACAAATGAGCAGCCAGGCGGAAAACCTGCTGGAACTGATGAATTACTTCCGCTTCAAAGACAGCCAGGGTGAAGCAGCAGCCGGCCCGCATGAACCACCGTCCGCCCAGGCCGGCCTGTCAGCCCCTCTGCGGCGCATCGGCGGCAGCCATGCCGATGATGCCGACTTCATCCGCTACTAG
- a CDS encoding chemotaxis protein CheW yields MAAQAHWRRQAAAPPAQAAASAAAQRQYLRFKTGDAQMGIVLEAIRELLEYQPLTTVPHMSPLLAGVLNLRGSAVPVLHLAHCLGLPTAAPQRRSCIILLQSATTPLDQIGILVDEVHAVVQISSDAIEAPPQLGALLPPGLLAGMVRETQGFTLLLEAGQLLAPPVLAQLCRASTAAVAAWPDSPSSSGEEHD; encoded by the coding sequence ATGGCAGCACAGGCACACTGGCGCAGACAGGCCGCCGCCCCGCCAGCACAGGCAGCGGCCAGCGCAGCCGCACAGCGGCAATACCTGCGTTTCAAAACGGGCGATGCTCAGATGGGCATTGTGCTGGAGGCCATCCGCGAACTGCTGGAATACCAGCCACTGACCACCGTACCGCACATGTCGCCCTTGCTGGCCGGCGTACTCAACCTGCGAGGCAGCGCAGTGCCGGTGCTCCATCTGGCCCACTGCCTGGGCTTGCCGACAGCCGCGCCACAACGCCGCAGCTGCATCATCCTCCTGCAGTCGGCCACCACACCGCTCGATCAGATCGGCATTCTGGTGGACGAAGTCCATGCCGTGGTGCAGATCAGCAGCGATGCCATCGAAGCACCGCCGCAACTGGGTGCGCTGCTTCCCCCCGGCTTGCTGGCGGGCATGGTGCGTGAAACCCAGGGCTTCACCCTGCTGCTGGAGGCTGGGCAACTGCTGGCACCGCCAGTGCTGGCACAGCTATGCCGTGCCAGCACGGCTGCGGTGGCGGCATGGCCAGACAGCCCGTCGTCATCGGGAGAAGAACATGACTGA
- a CDS encoding EAL domain-containing protein, whose amino-acid sequence MPLKGNDSKPHAGMQDVLIVEDSSLHRQRASDICQQLGFGSIRHAGNGEEGMAMVRERLPDLLLLDLEMPRMDGVQVMQQLAQENLAPPIILTSGKDYMLISTLELMGAGLGLPVLGGLKKPLKQSQLQDLLQRLCRQASKHGEDCRLYDPASVRQALEQGQIIPHYQPKVDLKSGHIKGAEMLARWQHPTDGLISPARFIPVIEQQDWATELTLSMLEQGLRQWQEWARHGLRLPLSINLSARSLQDSSLISAVESRLQHSRVPARYIIFEVTETAIADKLTEAIGIAARLRLTGIGLSIDDFGTGFATLQQLTRFPFTELKIDQSLVTSIADKPHLQAITDSIIALGNRMQLCTVAEGIETQQDLDTMLQHGCLMGQGYFIARPMDASQFLLWAKQHQPGFKPTPRTIS is encoded by the coding sequence ATGCCGCTGAAAGGGAACGACAGCAAGCCGCATGCCGGCATGCAGGATGTCTTGATCGTGGAAGACAGCAGCCTGCATCGGCAACGGGCCAGCGACATCTGCCAACAACTGGGCTTTGGCAGCATCAGGCATGCGGGCAATGGCGAGGAAGGCATGGCGATGGTGCGTGAACGCCTGCCCGACCTGCTGCTGCTGGATCTGGAAATGCCGCGCATGGATGGGGTGCAGGTGATGCAGCAACTGGCACAGGAAAACCTGGCCCCACCCATCATTCTTACCTCCGGCAAGGACTATATGTTGATTTCCACGCTGGAGCTGATGGGTGCCGGACTAGGCCTGCCGGTGCTCGGTGGCCTGAAAAAACCGCTCAAGCAAAGCCAGTTGCAGGATCTGCTGCAGCGCCTGTGCCGACAAGCTAGCAAACACGGGGAAGACTGCCGGCTGTACGATCCGGCAAGCGTGCGCCAGGCGCTGGAACAAGGCCAGATCATCCCGCACTACCAACCAAAGGTCGACCTGAAAAGCGGCCATATCAAAGGGGCCGAGATGCTGGCACGCTGGCAGCATCCGACAGACGGGCTGATCTCGCCGGCGCGCTTCATTCCCGTGATAGAGCAACAGGACTGGGCAACCGAACTGACACTCAGCATGCTCGAACAAGGCTTGCGCCAATGGCAGGAGTGGGCACGCCACGGCTTGCGCCTGCCATTGTCCATTAATCTTTCCGCCCGTTCGCTACAGGACAGCAGCCTGATCAGTGCGGTAGAAAGCCGGCTGCAGCACAGCCGGGTACCCGCCCGTTACATCATCTTTGAAGTCACTGAAACCGCCATCGCCGACAAGCTGACCGAAGCCATCGGCATTGCCGCCCGCCTGCGGCTGACCGGCATCGGCCTGTCGATTGACGATTTCGGCACCGGCTTTGCCACGCTGCAGCAACTCACCCGCTTTCCCTTCACCGAACTGAAAATCGACCAATCGCTGGTCACCTCCATTGCCGACAAACCCCATCTGCAGGCCATCACCGACAGCATCATCGCCCTGGGAAACCGCATGCAGCTATGCACCGTGGCCGAAGGCATCGAAACGCAGCAAGATCTGGACACCATGCTGCAACACGGCTGCCTCATGGGGCAGGGCTACTTTATTGCCCGACCGATGGATGCCAGCCAGTTTCTACTCTGGGCCAAGCAGCACCAGCCTGGCTTCAAGCCGACACCGCGCACCATCAGCTAG
- a CDS encoding chemotaxis protein CheW produces MTESITASSGQYLRFQLGAETFACDILQIREILEYHRPTTVPQMPAFVHGVMNLRGSVVPVIDLAQRLGRAPGKVLRRSCIVILQHGAPAQPHPVGMLVDAVHEVIDLHPADIMPPPPFGNQLRADFIAGLAQCDGHCLMLLQMDKVLSLEEMAALARPAGLQIQADIRSVLN; encoded by the coding sequence ATGACTGAATCCATCACCGCCAGCAGCGGACAGTATCTGCGCTTCCAACTGGGGGCGGAAACCTTTGCCTGCGACATCCTGCAGATCCGGGAAATCCTGGAATACCACCGCCCCACCACCGTGCCGCAAATGCCTGCCTTCGTGCATGGCGTGATGAACCTGCGTGGCAGCGTGGTACCGGTCATCGACCTTGCACAGCGCTTGGGCCGCGCACCGGGCAAGGTGCTGCGGCGCAGTTGCATCGTCATCCTGCAACACGGCGCTCCGGCCCAGCCTCATCCTGTGGGCATGCTGGTGGATGCAGTACATGAAGTCATCGACCTGCACCCTGCCGACATCATGCCGCCGCCGCCATTTGGCAATCAGCTGCGGGCCGACTTCATTGCAGGCCTGGCGCAGTGCGATGGCCATTGCCTGATGCTGCTGCAAATGGACAAAGTGCTGTCGCTGGAGGAAATGGCCGCCCTGGCCAGACCGGCTGGGCTGCAGATTCAGGCGGACATCCGCAGCGTGTTGAACTAG
- a CDS encoding serine/threonine protein kinase: MTQETMPPFAGLTPDVLLDAVESLGLRASGSLLALNSYENRVYQLGMEDGPPLVAKFYRPGRWSDAQIMEEHAFSLELAEREIPVVPPMLFGHASLHHYQDFRFALFTRRGGRVPELGDSNTLEWIGRFLGRIHALGQVAPYQHRPALDIHSFGEEPVAYLLDAHVLPADLREVYRGVAAQALDGVRRCFDRAGAVRQLRLHGDCHNGNMLWTDDGPHFVDFDDSRMGPALQDLWMLLSGTREEQSAQLGDVLAGYEDFCDFDLRELHLLEALRTLRLLHYAAWLARRWHDPAFPAAFPWFAQPRFWEEQILSLREQIALMDEPPLWRLP; this comes from the coding sequence ATGACCCAAGAAACCATGCCCCCCTTTGCCGGCTTGACGCCAGATGTCCTGCTGGATGCAGTGGAAAGTCTGGGGCTGCGAGCCTCCGGCAGCCTGCTGGCACTCAACAGCTATGAAAACCGTGTCTATCAGCTGGGCATGGAGGATGGCCCGCCGCTGGTGGCCAAGTTTTATCGCCCGGGACGCTGGAGCGATGCGCAGATTATGGAGGAACATGCCTTCAGTCTGGAACTGGCCGAACGCGAGATTCCCGTGGTGCCGCCCATGCTGTTTGGCCATGCCAGCCTGCATCACTATCAGGATTTCCGCTTTGCGCTGTTTACCCGCCGCGGCGGCCGGGTGCCGGAGCTGGGTGACAGCAACACGCTGGAGTGGATAGGCCGCTTTCTGGGGCGCATCCATGCACTGGGGCAGGTGGCACCGTACCAGCACCGTCCCGCACTGGATATCCACAGCTTTGGCGAGGAGCCGGTTGCCTATCTGCTGGATGCTCATGTATTGCCGGCCGATCTGCGCGAGGTGTACCGCGGCGTGGCGGCACAGGCGCTGGATGGTGTAAGGCGTTGTTTCGACCGTGCCGGTGCGGTACGGCAGTTGCGGCTGCATGGCGATTGCCATAACGGCAATATGCTGTGGACGGACGATGGCCCGCATTTTGTCGACTTTGACGATAGCCGGATGGGACCGGCGCTGCAGGATTTGTGGATGCTGCTGTCCGGCACGCGCGAGGAGCAATCCGCCCAGCTTGGCGACGTGCTGGCCGGCTACGAGGACTTCTGCGATTTTGATCTGCGTGAGCTGCATTTGCTGGAAGCATTGCGCACGCTGCGCCTGTTGCACTACGCCGCCTGGCTGGCGCGGCGCTGGCATGATCCGGCCTTTCCCGCTGCCTTTCCCTGGTTTGCCCAGCCGCGTTTCTGGGAGGAGCAGATTCTGTCGCTACGCGAACAGATTGCCCTGATGGACGAGCCGCCGCTGTGGCGGCTGCCCTGA
- a CDS encoding GlpM family protein, translating to MILALLLKSLLGALAVVLISLLSRSRNYYIAGLVPLFPTFALIAHYIVGSERGAVALKTTLLFGMWSLLPYFVYLFSLYCLLDRLRLPWALAAATLCWGVAALVLILGWSRWHG from the coding sequence ATGATCTTGGCTCTGTTGCTCAAGTCCCTGCTCGGCGCGCTGGCGGTAGTGCTGATCAGCCTGCTGTCGCGCTCGCGTAATTACTATATTGCCGGCCTGGTGCCGCTATTCCCCACTTTTGCGCTGATTGCCCATTACATTGTCGGTAGTGAGCGCGGTGCAGTAGCACTCAAGACCACGCTGCTGTTTGGCATGTGGTCCTTGCTGCCTTATTTTGTCTACCTGTTCAGCCTGTATTGCCTGCTGGACCGCCTGCGTCTGCCTTGGGCGCTGGCTGCCGCCACCCTGTGCTGGGGTGTGGCGGCCTTGGTGCTGATCCTGGGTTGGAGCCGCTGGCACGGCTAG
- a CDS encoding chemotaxis protein CheD, producing the protein MPSDSRKEIFLHPGEWKFAGQEYIISTLLGSCVSIVMWHPQLLQGGMCHYLLARRSDSSDTLSGRYGDEAMLLLLRSALACGRPLKEFQVKLLGGATVLSHREGERSSNDVAARNVEMARQLARQLGLNVQAEDLGGTSPRMVVFDVQSGDVWVRLSQDGDTHDSLSAKTRKKA; encoded by the coding sequence ATGCCCAGTGACTCACGCAAAGAGATTTTCCTGCATCCGGGTGAATGGAAATTCGCCGGTCAGGAATACATCATCAGCACCCTGCTCGGGTCCTGTGTCTCCATCGTGATGTGGCATCCGCAGCTATTGCAGGGGGGCATGTGTCATTACCTGCTGGCCCGGCGCAGCGACAGCAGCGACACCTTGTCCGGCCGCTACGGTGACGAAGCCATGCTGCTGTTGCTGCGTTCCGCCCTGGCCTGCGGCAGACCATTGAAAGAGTTCCAGGTCAAACTGCTGGGCGGGGCTACCGTGCTGTCACACCGCGAGGGAGAACGCAGCAGTAATGACGTGGCGGCACGCAATGTAGAGATGGCGCGCCAATTGGCACGCCAGTTGGGGCTGAATGTGCAGGCGGAAGATCTGGGCGGGACCAGTCCCCGCATGGTGGTGTTTGATGTGCAATCCGGCGATGTCTGGGTGCGCCTGTCACAGGATGGCGATACCCACGACAGCCTGTCGGCCAAAACAAGGAAAAAAGCATGA